In a genomic window of Helianthus annuus cultivar XRQ/B chromosome 10, HanXRQr2.0-SUNRISE, whole genome shotgun sequence:
- the LOC110881155 gene encoding uncharacterized protein LOC110881155 codes for MPVAPDNVERSFEAKPHILNMLPTFHGKGTEEPYAHIADFEAVCGMIAGHGFTPDQVKLVLFQFSLKDAARDWFTSLPYASIYTWQELQQQFLDEYYTPQRTKTGRLAIREFQQLPGELLYEVWKRFNQLIRNCPHHGIQRWELITAFHDGISNEDRRDIKAITGGTFLKNHVDVDWDYLDIVAADSKRQAQSDRNKKYPIVAPSSTGASNARVAQLEREKEALERQLAKFRGLGERDAVHATQTFPVCDSCGDLGHTLDACPGQFVAAEEDVNMVYGEQRNYDMNSNTYHPGTESRKPAVPEPSIEL; via the exons ATGCCGGTCGCACCGGATAATGTAGAACGTTCGTTTGAAGCAAAACCACATATTCTGAACATGCTACCTACCTTTCACGGGAAAGGTACTGAAGAGCCATATGCACACATAGCAGATTTTGAGGCAGTTTGTGGTATGATTGCGGGACACGGTTTCACGCCAGATCAGGTTAAGTTGGTATTGTTTCAGTTTTCATTAAAGGATGCTGCGAGGGATTGGTTTACATCGTTGCCATATGCTAGCATTTATACATGGCAAGAGCTGCAACAACAATTTTTGGATGAGTACTATACCCCGCAAAGAACTAAAACGGGGAGATTAGCAATCAGAGAGTTCCAACAATTACCGGGTGAGCTTCTTTACGAGGTTTGGAAACGGTTCAATCAATTGATCCGTAATTGTCCTCACCATGGTATTCAAAGATGGGAGTTGATTACTGCATTCCATGATGGGATTTCCAATGAGGATAGACGGGATATTAAGGCTATCACTGGGGgtacatttttgaaaaatcatgTGGATGTAGATTGGGATTATTTGGATATTGTTGCAGCAGATTCGAAGAGGCAGGCACAGTCGGATAGGAATAAAAAGTATCCAATTGTGGCACCATCAAGTACAGGAGCCTCTAATGCAAGGGTTGCTCagttagagagagaaaaggaggCATTGGAACGCCAGTTAGCGAAATTTCGAGGTTTGGGCGAACGGGATGCAGTGCATGCGACGCAAACCTTTCCGGTTTGTGATTCGTGTGGAGATTTGGGACATACGTTGGATGCATGTCCGGGTCAGTTTGTAGCGGCTGAGGAGGACGTGAACATGGTTTATGGAGAGCAAAGGAATTATGATATGAATTCAAACACATATCATCCAG GTACCGAATCAAGGAAGCCAGCCGTACCAGAACCGTCAATCGAATTATAA
- the LOC110881154 gene encoding uncharacterized protein LOC110881154 yields the protein MNPSENQSTPQQQTPQQTSTTELPPMPPPPFTSEPQQQTTPIAPSSSTTTQPTSAPTGEFHFIGGPLYSLESRLPPQPDPLRTVNQPNLVPHPNRSGAMFEQVDHRARTETWDDGYGDDEWGINDGYMGYPAGYQNQPVNRNQPMYQQQRQPRRVDAYQTPPQVHRAPVAPRQRQRDPRTHHR from the coding sequence ATGAATCCATCAGAAAACCAATCCACCCCACAACAGCAAACACCACAACAAACATCAACTACTGAATTACCACCAATGCCACCGCCTCCATTTACATCTGAACCACAACAACAAACCACACCCATTgcaccatcatcaagcacaaccaCCCAACCAACCTCTGCTCCAACTGGAGAATTTCATTTTATTGGTGGACCACTCTATTCTCTAGAAAGCCGATTACCACCACAGCCCGATCCTTTACGGACCGTGAATCAACCAAACCTGGTGCCACACCCGAACCGGTCGGGTGCGATGTTTGAGCAAGTGGATCATAGGGCAAGAACAGAGACATGGGATGATGGATACGGAGACGATGAATGGGGGATAAACGATGGGTATATGGGGTATCCAGCTGGGTACCAAAATCAGCCAGTTAATCGCAATCAACCGATGTATCAGCAACAAAGACAGCCACGGAGAGTAGATGCTTATCAAACCCCGCCACAGGTTCATAGGGCACCGGTTGCACCTCGCCAAAGACAAAGAGATCCTCGCACGCATCACCGATAG